In a single window of the Nicotiana tomentosiformis chromosome 8, ASM39032v3, whole genome shotgun sequence genome:
- the LOC138898017 gene encoding uncharacterized protein, whose translation MVIENHKFSDIIKLGKRIEEGIKNGMVTNFEALQATNKALQSGGISKKKEVGAVMVAQGPMSPLTYETPPPTYQPSPPRYQHHVATYHTYNTQPAYYHSPPPARQNYPKPRPNFDRRPPRQYTPIGELIDQLYERLKAAGYVTHIYAIVVENLSQWINPNKICAYHSGMKGDTIEECHTLKDKIQTLINTKVIQVKEVTPNVHNNPLSDHRGEGVNVIETDEEWDQEGSIGIIREGDIPKTFPATLMPVVVQTQAPFKVEVDTPFTVMVAPTPPNKSDIVPWDYVEEARRKGKAKIEETGAAQGMTRTGRVYTPENLGGTSKEAAPKLPVVETDTDELWRKIQAREYSVVDHLNKTPAQISILSLLQNSDAHRNALMKVLSKAYVPTSITSVEMANMVGQVLESHKITFHEDELPPKVLSHNRKLHITVQFEDKFIVRVLIDRGSRFNIYPLTTLKRLDKGMHEIRIGSMNVKAFDGSQRATIREINLSL comes from the coding sequence atggttattgaaaatcacaagttctctgacatcatcaagttaggaaaaaggatagaagaaggaattaaGAATGGGATGGTGACCAATTTTGAGGCACTGcaggccacaaataaagctttgcaatCAGGAGGCAtttcgaagaagaaagaagtgggtgcagtgatggtagcccagggccctaTGTCTCCTCTCACATACGAAACACCTCCACCCACGTATCAACCCTCACCCCCTAGATACCAACACCATGTTgccacctaccatacctataatactcaacctgcatattaccattcacctccacccgcccgccaaaactacccgaAACCACGTCCAAATTTTGACCGTAGAcctcctagacaatacaccccaattggtGAACTCATAGATCAATTGTATGAGAGGCTGAAGGCCGCTGGATATGTTACTCATATCTatgctattgttgtggaaaacctctcccaatggatcaaccccaacaaaatatgtgcttatcattcaggcatgaagggtgataccatTGAGGAGTGTCATACGTTGAAAGATAAAATTCAAACGCTGATCAACACTAAGGTCATACAGGTAAAGGAAGTTACGCCTAATGTTCATAACAACCCTCTCTcggatcacagaggtgagggagtgaatgtgatagaaactgatgaagaatgggatcaGGAAGGGTCCATCGGAATCATCCGAGAGGGAGACATTCCTAAAACATTTCCAGCCACCCTCATgccagttgtggtacaaacccaggcaCCATTTAAAGTTGAGGTAGatacacccttcactgtgatggtagctcccacGCCACCTAACAAGTCTGATATCgttccatgggattatgttgaggaagcaagaagaaagggaaaagcaAAAATAGAGGAAACAGGTGCggcgcaaggtatgactagaactggcagagtttatacacctgagaatctgggaggaacaagcaaggaaGCTGCACCTAAGCTGCCTGTTGTCGAGACTGACACTGATGAGctttggaggaagatacaagcaagggagtattctgttgttgaccacctgaacaaaactcctgctcagatatccatcttatcactgcTACAAAACTCAGATGCGCACAGgaatgctttgatgaaggtgttaagtaAAGCTTATGTGCCCACCAGCATCACTAGTgtagagatggctaacatggtcggacaggtattggaaagccacaaaatcaccTTCCACGAAGATGAATTACCACCAAAAGTACTGAGTCACAACAGGAAATTACACATTACGGTGCAATTTGAAGATAAGTTCATCGTCAGGGTCTTGATAGATAGAGGTTCAAGATTCAATATATATCCATTGACCACTCTAAAGAGACTAGATAAAGGTATGCACGAGATACGAataggaagcatgaatgtgaaggcatttgatggatctcagagagccaccaTTAGAGAAATCAACCTCAGTCTATAG